In Deinococcus maricopensis DSM 21211, the sequence GTCCGGATGCAGCGGCGAAATCCAGATGTCGACCTGACCGCCGTCCGCCTGCACCTCCCGCACCAGCGTCTCCAGGTACGCCCAGCGCTGCGCGGACAGGCCCCGCATGGTGCGGTACCGGTTCAGGTACGCCGGCAGGCACGCGTCCACCTCCGCTTTCAAGTCGAAGGTGCCGCGTGTCTGCTGCGCCTCCCAGCGGGGGTACTGCAGGTACCCGTTCCCCGTGAACTGCATCGCCGGGACGCCGGCGGTGTCGCGCGCGGAGGCCAGCACGACCCGCGCGGTGTCCTGCAGGTACGCGGCGGTGAAGAGGCCCTTGAGGCGACTTACTTGCGCGGACCACTGCACCAGCGCGGTCGGGCCGGGTTCGATCATGGCGCGCAGCGCGCCGTTGTTGCGGTGGTTCACGAACGGCACGTCGTCGTCGTGCAGGGCTTCCACGTCCAGGCCGACCAGCACGCGGCGAACCGGGGCGCCCTGCGCGCGCGCCCAGCGGTACACGGCGAGGTACCCTTCAGCGCGCGCGGCATCGACCGTGAAGTTGAAGAAGCGCAGGCCGGTGCGCTGC encodes:
- a CDS encoding SGNH/GDSL hydrolase family protein; amino-acid sequence: MQSSETRKLHASSYAHPSAPAARTRTSSGMHFLAAVLGWTFAFSAALAGVVWFVDPRGEFGRDQFPKVTLDARRQKMQLFEAYNTAAPVQALILGSSRTMKLDPRAFEQRTGLRFFNFTVDAARAEGYLAVYRWARAQGAPVRRVLVGLDVEALHDDDVPFVNHRNNGALRAMIEPGPTALVQWSAQVSRLKGLFTAAYLQDTARVVLASARDTAGVPAMQFTGNGYLQYPRWEAQQTRGTFDLKAEVDACLPAYLNRYRTMRGLSAQRWAYLETLVREVQADGGQVDIWISPLHPDTAALLRRETRYAALLAETRAHLQGLARRTGVRVADYSAPQRFGADAQDWFDCAHLDNRGAALLTDHLLSTEGRRGL